A window of Acidobacteriota bacterium contains these coding sequences:
- a CDS encoding acyl carrier protein encodes MASTGDRLKTLIADNLEIDGQAIDVPEDLDISLLEAGVSSVDLVAFAKLVARDFNVKFTLEHCTTLNSVKEVVDFIDSQPG; translated from the coding sequence ATGGCCTCAACCGGAGATCGCCTCAAAACTCTCATTGCCGACAACCTCGAAATCGATGGGCAGGCCATCGATGTGCCGGAGGATCTGGATATCAGTCTCCTCGAGGCCGGTGTGTCGTCCGTGGATCTGGTTGCTTTTGCGAAACTGGTCGCTCGGGATTTCAACGTCAAATTTACTCTCGAACACTGCACGACGTTGAACAGCGTGAAGGAAGTAGTCGACTTCATCGATTCCCAACCCGGCTAG
- a CDS encoding alpha/beta hydrolase, translating into MTTTSETLWEIPEPLSTSDVRVDDDTVITLRRHGNPAGPRLVLSHGSGLAIDLYYPFWSLLLDDFDLVIYDLRNHGWNAVSAREKHNVPTFVSDHDIILEAIDRNYGKKPKIGVYHSIAALTTLLSPTKGSQFSGYVLFDPPLCKRGASYEEFDAAAERLAAMVRRRAHRFRNREQLTEVLSYIPTFQRTVPGFFDLMARTTLRECENGEGYELRCPRDFEAQVTEYAAPYAVLVDFATFHCPIKVIGADPTLPYSYLPTLDLSHILTVDYDFLPETTHLLQVEQPEECAAELREFIERNTEL; encoded by the coding sequence TTGACCACGACTTCAGAAACCCTGTGGGAGATTCCCGAACCTCTTTCCACCAGCGATGTTCGGGTGGACGATGACACCGTCATCACCCTGCGCCGCCATGGAAACCCGGCGGGACCACGGCTCGTCCTGAGCCACGGCAGCGGTCTGGCGATCGATCTCTACTACCCCTTCTGGTCACTGCTTCTCGACGATTTCGACCTGGTGATCTACGATCTCCGAAACCATGGTTGGAACGCCGTCAGCGCTCGGGAAAAGCACAATGTTCCGACGTTCGTCAGCGACCACGACATCATCCTGGAAGCCATCGATCGCAACTACGGCAAGAAACCCAAGATCGGTGTCTACCATTCGATCGCTGCCCTGACGACTCTATTGTCCCCCACCAAGGGCAGCCAATTCTCGGGCTATGTACTCTTCGATCCTCCCCTGTGCAAGCGCGGAGCCAGCTACGAAGAATTCGATGCCGCCGCCGAGCGTTTGGCGGCAATGGTTCGGCGCCGCGCCCATCGGTTCCGGAACAGGGAACAGTTAACCGAAGTTCTCTCCTATATTCCGACCTTTCAGCGTACCGTGCCGGGGTTTTTCGACCTGATGGCCCGGACAACGCTGCGCGAATGCGAGAATGGAGAGGGTTATGAGCTTCGCTGCCCGCGAGATTTCGAGGCGCAGGTCACCGAGTATGCGGCCCCTTATGCCGTGCTGGTCGACTTTGCAACCTTCCATTGCCCGATCAAGGTCATCGGCGCCGATCCTACCCTCCCCTACTCCTATCTGCCGACGCTCGATCTCAGTCACATACTGACCGTGGACTACGATTTCCTGCCTGAGACGACCCACCTTCTGCAAGTGGAACAGCCCGAGGAATGCGCGGCCGAACTGCGCGAATTCATTGAGCGAAACACGGAGTTGTGA
- a CDS encoding 4'-phosphopantetheinyl transferase superfamily protein: protein MPASVADCWWRPFRRVGSAAVLYVDLAPDAAREAAALTWLDEEEQSRRQRFRFDGARRRFALCRAALRAILCSQLGCPNYQLAFGATHHGKPYALVNGQPAPIGFNVSHGSLHGLIAFAAEGRLGVDVEERSPARDFDGLIGSVMGPAERAELALARGNHRLHLFYHLWTVKEALMKALGTGLSPDVSGFEIPLAMRRGVKTSIFRFPHLPTVRWWLEDLGNEHFAAAIAHELSPGSH, encoded by the coding sequence ATGCCCGCCTCTGTTGCCGACTGCTGGTGGCGTCCTTTCAGGAGAGTCGGCAGCGCTGCCGTTCTGTATGTCGATCTGGCCCCCGATGCGGCCCGTGAAGCGGCTGCTCTAACCTGGCTCGACGAGGAAGAACAGTCGCGTCGGCAGCGCTTCAGGTTCGACGGTGCTCGGCGCCGATTTGCCTTGTGCCGAGCCGCGCTCCGGGCTATTCTCTGTAGTCAACTCGGTTGCCCCAACTACCAGCTCGCCTTCGGCGCTACCCATCACGGTAAGCCCTATGCGTTAGTCAATGGGCAACCGGCCCCCATCGGCTTCAATGTCAGTCACGGCAGCCTACATGGCCTGATTGCCTTTGCCGCCGAAGGGAGGCTGGGTGTGGACGTTGAGGAACGCAGCCCGGCGCGTGATTTCGATGGACTCATCGGCAGCGTGATGGGGCCGGCCGAACGAGCCGAGTTGGCATTGGCTCGCGGAAACCATAGACTTCACTTGTTTTACCATCTCTGGACAGTCAAGGAAGCACTGATGAAAGCGCTTGGCACGGGACTTTCCCCGGATGTCTCCGGATTCGAGATCCCATTGGCCATGCGCCGCGGTGTCAAGACCAGCATATTTCGATTCCCTCACCTCCCGACAGTCCGATGGTGGCTGGAGGACCTTGGCAACGAGCACTTCGCCGCCGCCATCGCTCATGAACTGTCCCCGGGTTCCCATTGA